The DNA sequence GGCCATGAGGTAGAAAGAGACCGGGGTGCTAGAGAGCGTCCCGTGTGGGTGGAGGAGTGGAggctgtggggcagggagggCCAGGCCCTGCAGGTCTAGGGGTCCGAGGTGGAGTTCAAACTTTGTTCCAAGAGCAGCGAGAAGCCCTTGGTCAGTGGGGAGCATGAGGCCCCTTCAACTCCTCGTGGAGAACAGTCCTCAGAGGGCCAAGATGGTGGAGGGGAGCCCAGGGAGGAACAGAAGCCTCTTGGAGGAGGTGAACTGGCCTGTGAGAGCAACACGAGTAGCCAAACTCAGGACACAGCCAACGTGATTTGGGTGGGTGGAATGTGGGCGAGGGGTGGAGGGAAGTGAAAGGGAGCCCCCAGGGTTAGGGCTCCCAGGCAGAGTGGTGTGGCCACCTTCCAAGAGAGCAGGTGCCGTCCAAGAACAGAACCGGGGTCTTGCACTGCAGCTGTGCCCGGGGTCGCCCCAACCTAACCCGTACGGGGCTGCTCAGGGCACCCTGGGAACAGGGCCCCCGCACCCGGCTCCGGCCCTCAGAGTGTCCATGACAGGAGCTGACTCCGAACCCCGGCAGACAGGACAGGGCTCTGCCTGTTCGGGGGCCTCACCCTCGGGATCTTGCTCTTGACGGTTGCAGCATCAACATCACCAACGTTCAGCTGGACTGTGGTGGGATCCAGATACATTTCCATAAAGAGTGGTTCTCAGCAAACATCTCGCTTGAATTCGACATCGATTTGAGACTGTGAGTGCTCCAGAATGGCACCTGCCAGGTGCTGGTCCTCCTCACTGGGGACCTGGGAGCTGGGAGGAGAGGGAATGGGCAGCCTAGGAAATCCAGATGGTTCTGATTCGAATTCAATCCAGCTTCTGAACACACttactgtgtgactttgggcgaGTCACCCCATCactctgagccttagttttttTCCACTGAAATGATAATCGTTATCAGTGGAGGCAGGTCATCTGCTCATTTAAACCTACGTGAGTTCACCACCGGGTTGGTGAATGAGAGGGGAGGGCCACTTGGTTGCCACCTCTTCCTCCCTCGCCATCCTCCTGTAACACCCACTGCCCCGGGGAAAGGGAGGCCCAAGCTAAGTGGGAAAGGGTTTGAAAATGGAGATGAACTTTTGCAACTTTGAATTGCAAAGGCTCCTACACTGGTCTGCTCAGGGCAGTCACTGGGAACTTAGCTCCCTGGGGAAGCTGTGTCCAGCGtgctgaggccctgggtgtgTCCCCAGCACCAACACAAGGGGCAGAAGTCACTGGCTAAGAGCCAATTTCCTCTTGATCGCTGACCCCAGGATTTAACTGGGGTTTGGTGGaaggactgggggggggggacaggggaAGCGCTGGCGGTGGACAGTGCCCATCTTTGCCAACAAAGAGAGCGCCTGCGGGCTGCTTCAGCTCCCCCAACACCCTCGCCCTGTCTCCTgccccctgtcccctgccccctaCCCCCTCTCTCCTGCCCTCAGGCCCTTCAACAACAACATCATGAAGACTCACGAGCACATGAGCCTCGCTGTGGAATTCTGGCTACAGAAGGACCAGTTCGGCCGGAGGGACCTGGTGATGGGCGAGTGCCTCGTGGAGCCCGGCAGCCTCCACACGACAGTCCTCACCGAGTGAGGCCCAGCTGCAGCCTCCCTTCCCCGCCTCCTCCTGAGTCTCTGTGCAGTGACACCTCAGCCACCCCCTCAGAGCAGGCTCTACCTCCCACTGGTCCAGACTGGTTTCCCGCCTCCTCTGCCCCCTCCACCAGGAGGAACTTTGTAACCCTGAAATCTGATCAGAAGCCCAGCTGGTGCTCCAAAACCTGCCATGGCTCTCCACCACCCTCGGCATGGAGAGCAAACTCCCAGACTCACTCAAGCCCCTGCCTGATTCTGCAGCCCCCTGACCCTCCAGGCTCTCAAAAGGCCCTGCTCCTCCACAACACACCACACATCTTCATACCACCGTGCCTTTGCACATGCCGACCCTGCAGCCTCAAAGGCCTTTCCTGTCTTCTCTAAAGCACCCCCCCCACAATCGCtcattcattcaaatatattGCTCAAGAATCCATAATGTTCCAGGTACCATGCCTATTACCCAGGGGCACAGGGGCAAAGATGCCAAAAATTAGAGCTTCATGAAGCTCATTGCAGAAGTCTTCCATCCTCAacagactgtcccctgagggcaAGATGTGCAATGATTTATCTCTGAAATTCCCGAAAGCTGAACAATTAAGAACTCAATGAATGTCTGCTCCTTTCTTCACTGAATATCTAGATTATGCCAGGCATTCCTAAGAGGACAGTGTGGAGAAAGACCAGGAACTCTGGGTGCTCTTCTGATATGGTTCTAACAGAATTTGCACtttcctgctgtgtgaccttaggcaagtcacATAGCCTCTCTGAGTTCCCCTTGGGCTATTGCTGACAATAATAGCTCTTACATAGGACCAGAGAGGATTGAAAGTCTGTAAAGTGTCCTCACCACATAGCAGCTGGCGTGGGTGCTGCCAGATTGATCTGATCTGTTctggtctctccctctctttctagGGCCATCCCACCCAGGATGAAACATTTTCTGCACAGCCTCAAAGAGAACCTGGAAAAAATTATCCCGCACCTGGTAGAAAGTCAGGTGAGTCTGAGAAACATATTTGCCCCTGGGCCTCCCGAGTCTGAGAGTCAGAGAGATACGTGAGCAACTGAGCAGAGCATTCTGAACCTTGGactctaaaactgaaaaatctcaATGAAATGTTCAGTTTAGCCAGTGCATCCTCTGGCAAGGGACAGGGCCTCCTGGGCCCCAGTGTCCCCGTCCAGCAAGGGGACCAGCATAGTCCTACCTCACAGAGCTGTCATAAGACCTGGGGGTTCAAAGCACCAATGGGCCCCATGGAGCCTCGTTTGCCATGGTTCTGGCTGGAAACCAGTGCAGGTGACATTCCACAGGACCCCCAGTGTTCCTTACCCAGCCCCTGGCCTGACCCTTCTCTCTGCTGGTGGCCCAGGTGTGTCCTCTGACTGGTGAGATCCTCAGGCAGCTGGATGTGAAACTGTTGAAAGCCCTTGTGGTTGACCATTTGGTCCATCCCGGGAGGATCCCTCAGAATTGGCAAGTATTGAAAGAAGGACCCCGGCCCCGGGACCCCGGAGAGGCCTGCTGAGGTTGTCCGCATCTGCTGAGAAAAACCTAATATGATGGCCATTATGGTCCCCAAGAGAACTGGGACTGTAGAGGGGACCCCTACCAAGTAACCCCGCCCAGTCACCCAAACCCAGGACACCACAGATTCTAGATCCTCCCAAGAGCTTCCCTAATCCAGGAAGGAGCACAGGCTCCGCCCCAGGCCTGAGACCACCCCTGTCCTGTGGAAGGTGGCCAGTTTCAGCCCTTGTCTCTTGGAGGCCCAGGCTCCTAAGTAGAGGACGAGAAGTGAATGATCAGGTGTCATTTGGAAAGAGTGACACAAAGTCTCCTGGCCCCAGCCTTTGGTCAGCATTGAGGAAAGAAGTTCCCTGCACTGTGGGCCTGGGGTCACCTGGCAACTGAGtctgtccctgtcccctctccttacAGAATTAGCGACTGCTCACCAACTTGGCCAACCTGAGTCCAGGCAAGCTCCAGTCACCAGTCTCCAGGGTCCTCCAGCTGCCTCCATTGACTGCAGAGATTCCACCTTGTGGGACTCCAGTCTCCCTCAGCATGGGGCTTCTGCTGCCCCTAGAAACTTGACCCCAGGCCTTATGCACCTCCTGTCCTCTTCCACAATAAACTAGCTCTGAAGGGTGCACGGGTCCCCTCTGTGTGGCCCTGGGAAACAGACAGACTTGATCACAGGCACAGAAATACCAGAGAAAACACTCTGGCCCTGTCTTTTGTGGTCATCTGTGACTGTGCTCCTCACTGCCAGGAGGGTCTGAGATCTCCCATCTCATTCTCCCACcccatatttattgagcacctactgtgtggtGTTCACTGGGATCCAAAGAGTCCATTATAGAGAAAGGGTGACAGAGTGGAAATGTAGACACACTGGTGCCAAAGACACCTGACTTCAGATTTGATTCAGCCTCCCTAGGAGTTCCTTGAGGTATAGACCCCTCAGGACACGGTGACCAGTGAGTGCCCAGCACCCCACAATGTGAGCTCAGTCCAGGTTCAGGGTTAAACGAGTGGAAGATCCTGGTCTCAGGACTCACCAGCTCTGTTTGGGAAACCGCATTCTGCCTCTTGGTCCTCATCATCTGCAAAATGGTAATTAAAATCTtgcaggaggaggagccagggagcCCTGGCACTGCTGGTGGGAGGGAAAGCAGTCCGCCCACCTCCAGGACCCTGAGATCAGCTACAGCCagacacaccccccacacacccgCCCTGAGACTCCAGTTCCCCTGGGAGCAATGAATGCGCATGCGCACTGAAGGAAAGGAGGCGCCTGGCCCTGAGCTCCCAGCAGCCCCCAATTACCACTCCCCAAAGCCCACAAAAGAACCAACAAAACGCCTAATGACCTGGTGGGACAGCGACTCCCTGATACCCTCAGTAGCAGTGAAGCCACCTCCAGCTTCCCACAGCCACACGGAGGAGCCTCATAAACGTAAAATCACGTGAACGTCGCCAGACACGGAGATGAGAGGGGACACCTCCCAGGGACACGAAGCTGCAAAACTGCGAAACTGACCCAGGACACCCACGGCCAAGACAGTGGTCACCTGAGGGTGGGGGTCAGCCACCAGGATTGCTTCGGAGCGCTGTCCCAGTCTGACTCTAGACCTGGGTCCTGGGTACGGGAGGGGCCTTCAGTCCTGAAGACTCTGAACTCCTCCTGTGTGCGGCGAGTTTTTCTTGGGTATAAGGGAGATTCATGATTTTTAGGATAAACATTTAGCAAAAGTTCCCTCCGGGAAGAGGACATGGAAACTCATTTATAATCGGCTCAGCGGGGGGTAGGGGGATGGGAAGTTTTTATCCAATGTCATTCATTGCTAATTCCTTGGCTACCATCTATTCAATTATTAAATATTGATTCCCACAGGGTCCacggtacaggcctgtaatcccagcagcctagaggctgaggcgagaggattgcgaattcaaaaccagcctcagcaacttagccaggccctaagcaactcagtgagaccctgtctctaagtaagatataaaaaagggctggggatgtgtgtcagtggttaagtgcctgggttcgatgcctggtaccaaaacaaaacaaaaaattcccaCCTTCCTCCATCCAAGGgtggagaaaacagaggaaaatagTCCCCACACAAAATAATAGTACGTCCATATTAAGCACTTGGTGTGTGGCTGGAGCTCACCTTGAGCATCTCATTACATCTTCACAGCAACCCATGAAATACAACCTGCTGTTCCATTGACGCCTGAGAATGCCAAGGCTCCAAGAATgtcacttggccaaggtcacactGAAAATGGCTAGGTGGACAGCCAGATGCTAGAGCTCTCGCTCTTAGCCACTGTGAattcccctctgtccctcccaacacccctcccacccccatccccccacatacacacacaccaagggGAAAATGATGAAATACGTGCTCAGCTGAACTGGAAAGTTCAAACAAGGAAGTATCAACAGCTCAGAGATGAGAATAGGGCCAGAGAACTTCTTGTCTCCATCTTTCAATTCAACCTCCCTAATCTGAAACGGTTGGCCTGCGATTTGCAACCTAAACACCATGATTCCCCTGGACAGCTCCAGGGTTCTTCCTGCTCCTGAGTCAAAGAACAAACATGGGAGGGCAGGGCCAGTGAAGGAGGCTGGTCCCTGGCAAAGGTGGCTTTTGTGTTCCTCCTGACTCCTCCTGGGCTGGCTCAGGGCCTTCCTCAGGTCGCCTCTTGGGGGTTCTcgaattttcttctcattttaaggTTCATGGAGCTGTAAGCTCATCACACTTTCTCCTGGATGTGCTTGTTGAACACGCACCTTGTGATGATGCTGAGGTCCGCAGTGCGGGGGCGGACTGAAGCAGAAATTCAGCCCCAAATGTTTAGAAGGTTGGTCCAGGCCCCGCCCATCGGTGCCTTGAAACTTCCATGCCCTTCTGCTACCCAACACTGGCTCTGTCGGGGCACAAAGTGGGGACTACATTTGTTCCATCAAATTTTAACCCTCCCATAGCCCAGGTGGGAATTGTTAGCTCTGTGTCATGggtgagggagggggaagtgTGAACAAGTCCTGGAGACCCAGTAACAATGTCCTCTGCACTTTTGTCTGCAAGGAGGACAGAGCCCATGGTCAGGGTCTTTATCACCACTACAATTTTCATAGaaaaagtaggaagaaaaggaagagaggggaagtATCTTGCCCAGACCACAAGCTGTTCCTGGGCTGAGCCGGGTCTGGAACTCAGAGCTGCCTGATGTCCCA is a window from the Urocitellus parryii isolate mUroPar1 chromosome 6, mUroPar1.hap1, whole genome shotgun sequence genome containing:
- the Bpifa3 gene encoding BPI fold-containing family A member 3, which translates into the protein MRPLWRLLVLLALLAWALALQEQPWAGLATARIDSKSTLARIIAQGLMNHKAEDRIQNIHLLDSLNVSGRMAPGMVGWLIGGMNIQQQHEISINITNVQLDCGGIQIHFHKEWFSANISLEFDIDLRLPFNNNIMKTHEHMSLAVEFWLQKDQFGRRDLVMGECLVEPGSLHTTVLTEAIPPRMKHFLHSLKENLEKIIPHLVESQVCPLTGEILRQLDVKLLKALVVDHLVHPGRIPQNWQVLKEGPRPRDPGEAC